The following nucleotide sequence is from Salvia miltiorrhiza cultivar Shanhuang (shh) chromosome 7, IMPLAD_Smil_shh, whole genome shotgun sequence.
aaaataaaggatatttTGAAGTGGGACCTCCAAAATACAGAACAAAATAGTTGAAATGGGacaataaaaatgataatttaGATATTTCtgcatataatataatattttgtaCGTATATGTACGTGGGCCAACTAATTTTAACGTACCATATTGCAACGATGGAGTGATTGCTTTTGCTAAGAAAATCATGTGTTGTTTGATCATACTCCCCTTCTAATGAAAGaatttttacaaaaaagtgataggagtttttaaaaaaaagttattgagtatattaagtaaaaataaatattattgaatatataaaaagtgttaaaaatattataattaatattaaaaatggtgaaaatatgaaaaataagaataaataaaatattataaatgatGGGATATagtctaaaaataaatacaaagtTATTTTGTGGACATctcgaaaagaaaaaatatgaaattcttTCGTGGACGAAAAACAACTACAGTACTATTTATCAATGTTGCACTCAAAATTAAGGATAAAAGtacttttcaaaaataatatttcatcaAATAATGTATGATTGTGATCTTGGTAGTAATTCACAACTTGGTAGTAGAAGGGTTAAAATcacttttcatttcattttgcaGTCTCTTGGTAGTAATTCACAACTTGGTAGTAGAAGGGTTAAAATcacttttcatttcattttgcaGTCTCTGGAGACCTGTTTTATTTATTGCGTGCGTTAACTCTAACTCACGATCAATTACTCTGTCACGTAAAATTTAATAACAAAATTAGAAGCATAAATAGATAGTTCGAATCGTGAACTTCAAAAATATTGCGCGCATTAACTCTAACTCGCGTTCAATTCTCTATCACATAAAGTTCAATGATAAAATTGAAAACATAGGTAGATAGTAGTAAACTTCAAAAATCTTTGATCATTTTTAACTTTCAATAATACTTGCATTATTCAAATGATTAAATCACCATAATATTGTTAAATTAACGTGAAAATTAAGtgcaaaattttaatttttttgatagATATGTTGACTTCTTATCTGGGGCATGTTATTGAATGAGTGAGAAATGACAACATAAACATTAGAAAGAGAATCAAGACATATTTCACTCAAACTTATGAACACATGAAATCACATATTTACTCTCATATAATTTCAATTATCATGCATGTctataaaaaaaagtgaaatatgTATGCATGTATTGGAAATAGTATAGTTAATGCATGTTTAaggtcaaaattttcaaattcaaatccaccgtcatacttttttttttatatataaatttatactttttttttatactcACACTATCTAGCCATTTAGGCGACTTGAACCCCTGACACATTAGTTGGAGGAGAAACGTTCTTATCAATATACTGCGCTTCATCATCAAATCCACCGTCATACTATTATAAGTATTTCTAAGCGTTCTaatgataatttaattaatatttaagatCAAGTATCTTGAATTCAAGTCCAATCCTCACACGGTCTCGATCTCTTTTAAGATAGTTTGCATTTATTAGAAATACCATGCAACTTATacgctaaaaaaaaaaagtagcgTTACTACATGAAAACGGGGATTCATTAGAAAAGAGGAAATATTAAAAGGATATTATATGTTTTTGTTTGATGCCAAAGTTATTATCATTGGTCTTTCGTCgcatatattttaaatatgagtATTGCTATTAAGACAATATACGTTTGAATAAAAAGatgtattaaatattttaaaaaattaatttatttaaaaaaaaacctgtttaattttaaaaaggattaattaatttaattgttttctACGCATTGtacttttttaataattttttttgtgatttttatatttaaaattttacaatgtagaaaaaagaataaaattaactatttttttttctattctaAACcagaatttttaaataaatcatttttttaaagattttaaatatttttattcgaACATATTTTATCcgaataaaattattatttaaatattcctTATTCATTGCAGCTCATTTTAAATGGACAAAATGAGAATTTCAAAATACACGTTACAATTAATCCAATAGTTAAAATCTCTTTTGGAATAAAAATCTCGTCTTAATACAGACATGCAAATAAAGAAATTCTTGAACATGAAagacatatatataaacaccTTTCACTAATTAATCTTACACTTCAACTTAAGCACACAAATTTCAAACCTTCATTAATCAATTCGATGCACTTAACCTTCAAGTTTGGTTACTTAGGCATCCTAGCAAAAAACAAAccttgaaaaaaagaaaaaaaaaatcacataaaatGTCACCATAAAATCAAACAAGATTCACCAATCTTGATCCAATCATCTGCAAATTAAACAATTAATTACCATATTAATCATCTAAGGATCATCCAAGACGAAGTTATCAATCTCATCTTCGAGTGCTCCATTGATCAAATCCCCCCAAAACCCTTCATCAAATGGCTTCTCATCCACATTATCATGATCATGATCAtgatcatgatcataatcatctCTATGCAGCATTTGTTCCTCCATATCCATGGATGAGGATGACATTGCCAATGTCTCAAGCTCCAAATCATCAAATCCCCCAAATTCTCGAGGCTCCACCTTcacatcctcatcctcatcatgAGCTGCATTGATTCTCTTGATCTTCTTCTTCCCAATGGCTGCCTCAATCTCCTTCATCTTGCCCTTCTGCTGCGCCATCTGCTGCAGGAAGGCGGGGCTCCTGATCGCCCTCGCCAAGAAGCTCATcgtctgctgctgcttcgcctcGTGCCCCTTAAGCCTCACCTCCATCTCCCGGATGTGTGAGCtcgtctgctgctgctgctgcctcaGCTTCACCAGCTCCATCATCAGCACACTCTTGTCCCTCTTCAGTCGCTCGATCTCGCCGTCCAATCCGAAGCTCCCCACCTCCACACATGATTCAAACCCTTGGCAATTAGTAGCACCTTGTGCAATATTAGTTGTACCAGTCTGCTTCCTCCTCTTGATGTTCTTCAACAGATGCCTTTGCCCCTTCAGAAACCCTTCATTTGCAAACTCCCATTTGTCTGGATCCACTTTTCTGAATCCCTGCAATGCATCAATTCTTTACTAATAATAGAAATTAAATGCCTAAGAAAAATgtagatctatatatatatatatagaaattagAAACCTCCAGAAAAAAAGTTTGAGACAATTATGAGTGACTGCAGAAAGTTGATGAATTCTCTAGAAACTAAATAATGTAAACAGACAAAAGCCTTTAAACAGATCTGCAACTTGCAAATTCAAATAAAAGTAATTTTCTACATAAAATAATGTAGATTATTCCAGCTGCTTCCGGAAACTGTCAGTTGTTTCCAGATGAATCTAGGGCACTCTACTCAGATTCAACAAATCCTATTACTCTAATCAAATTCTAATTAGATTCAATCAGTGAAATCTTCAACTGAAgagaaaacacacacacacacacacgcacagaTTTGAATTGAGATTGAACTTACGTAGGTATTGAGCTGCCTGACAAAGCTGGAGAAATTATTGTGTTTGAAGTACCTGGGAAGAAGATTGATGGAGAAATTCTGAGGATCCCAAACTACAAAACTGTTGTTACCTCGGCTCCAAGAGACGATCGGATCTGTGTGGGGATCGTCGACGAACTCGTAGGTTTTGCTCAGGAATGGCGGGGGGGCGTTCTCGTGTAGCGCTTCGTTTGGTTGAGGAATTTCCATTGCATCTGAATACATTgatatgatttgatttttttttgaatttgtttaTTGAAATCTGATGAGGAATAAAAAGTAGAGGAAGTTGGGGAAGAGCGGCATGAAGCTGGTGAGATTGAACAACAAAGAAGCAGCAGTTTTCATCATGGTGGAGGAAGCTGATGAGGATTAATGGAAGTGAggttttcttctttctttttttttctttttttttttttttttttttttttggagatggagaagaagaagatgagatAAATAATGGTTAGGTGTCGATATATATGTGTTTCTGTGGGAGTGAATATTGTTGAATTGAGAcatgagaaaatatatatatttttttatcagtttgattaaaataaaataaaataaaattattgcattAATAGTGTTGGGTTTTGAGGAGGTGTAAAGTTGATGATTCAAGCAGGAAAGTGGACATTTTggtcttgaattttttttcatttctttatttgactaattttttttttcttaaaaaaatcatgtttgttttttttatataattttaagatgcATCTAACCGAGGTAGAAGGTTTTTTAAGATAATAACTTAAActgatttataaattataataaataaaaaaaattgaacttaTAGAAGtaagacactaattaataagtaatgTATTCCTGGAGGACAATTTTCGACATATTTTAAGAATTTTGGACTTACTAGCATGGACCGAGCAAGTgactatttttacaacaatcaaATAAAGCTTAAATTTCTTAAAATGAGCCAAGAATTGTTTTGTGATGCATTacttattaattaatacttCCTCAGTTCCAACTTTTTGTATTCAATTGAGAATTACACGGATTTTATAATGTGATTGAGTGTGTAAATCCCACTTTTTATGAAAGTGTAAAAGttattaaagtggagtaagagtTTCACATACttatactaaaaataaaaattaatacaaaaatatgAGACGGACTAAAATGAAAAGATGaatactaaaaattgaaatagagTGAGAATCTCATTTTTGCATGGTCAAAATTTTTTGTCTTAATTTCTAAAATCAATCTAAATTACCGTCTTAAAAAATCTTCCAACTCCATTTAATTGAGTTTTGGTTGTtaattgtaaataaaatataaattctttTATCGTATATGTTGTTGGCTAGTTAATTTGTCTTCAAAAATCTTCTCAACTCCTTTTAATTGGTGGTTATTGTAAAACATAGAAAATTCtttaatcgaaaaaaaaatgttgacgTCGTATGAATATAATCTTGAAAGATTTGTTGGATATATTGCCTGATAAAACGAGGTATAAATGATGTGGAGTTGGCCtttagttttaaattattaatttaaatcatGAAAGATATTCGTCCACGTTTTCATATTAAATTTTCGACAAATGTACATACCAAGTGGATACCAAGTGGGAcaattttgattaaaaatatatttctagTGCCCCATTGTTTCTTTCCCTTTGTCTGGTCAACCACTCActtaatgtgtatatatatataaatatttttgaagTCCAATTTAAATATGCACTACGACAAAAAAAGATGAAGTGGCAAATTTATAGTATCTCATCACCAAGTGGCAAAATTGTAGTAGTACTTCATAATACTAGAATTTTGTCTTAATTGTTACTATATCCACATTTACAAATAGTAAGctgttatatttttaattatttaattatatattagtcGCGTACTTTACACAATTCATCAACCCTCCAAAAATTTTATAAAGgtacaattttataaaaatagtgttagtacaaaaaaaaaatacattattagttaaaaaaatagaataaaaatacaatttatagTTAATTATATGAGAAAAGGTACGATATGAGTTCAAAAAAGataaatgagactctttttcgtgAATAGAAAAAGGGGTAAATAGAACTCTTTTTCGTGAACGgattaagtattttttatttttaaaaaataaataaataacaaaattttgcaaattttttttttacagtatatacaaaataataaaattagtagcactttatttttattttgaataaaatatttttttgagggaattttgaataaaatatttaaatacattaaattttaaagttattATAATCACCATGGTCAAATTCTAATTTGAAATAGTAAATGCAGTGATGATTTGGCATGAAACGTTCGAGAAAAAGGTGCATAGAGAAATGGAGATTGTCATTGTCAGAATTGGAGATGATGAATGCAGAAATAGAATGGTAGTAGATTATTTAATGagacataaaaatttaataaaataatagagGTTTCCAGATGGGGTAAGAACAAAGATCTGCAAAAAGTTAAACAAGTTTATTTAAAGTTAATTATATTGGCTGCTCGCCTCTACCGCACCGACATAAAGGTTAATCATTAAGAGAAATCACTAATATTCAGTTGATcattagttaaaaataaaaaatttaattcatttaatgtattatttataatgtagttatttttatgttatataagtttttatttttattttattttaaaaaataataataagtataaTGTAAATAGtacagtaaaataattaaaattgttttgtatttacaaaataaattactaatttttttctttctatttaaCTAATTTAGCATCTATATAGTACTAGTTAATAATATGGTTGTTTAGGATCACAAAAACCatctatttttataattaaaggCATCATCAACAATATGACATTTTGTTAAGCTAGTGTcacgctttttttttttttgataaattaacagtgttaaataaagaaatttgaaGACTGCGACATAAGAGACTTGAATCCAAAAATTTTGACCTTAAGCATTAATCCCTtatcgcttggccaacacacgcacactagcatcatatttttttattttagtatgaACGGTGATGCTATGTAGCTTTCTTTTTCCCTCTTCAAATGTAGAAAGATAAACTATAATAACTTCACATTTTATTCTATGATGATTTGAACTCTTAATGAtggttaaaaata
It contains:
- the LOC130991381 gene encoding heat stress transcription factor A-6b-like — translated: MYSDAMEIPQPNEALHENAPPPFLSKTYEFVDDPHTDPIVSWSRGNNSFVVWDPQNFSINLLPRYFKHNNFSSFVRQLNTYGFRKVDPDKWEFANEGFLKGQRHLLKNIKRRKQTGTTNIAQGATNCQGFESCVEVGSFGLDGEIERLKRDKSVLMMELVKLRQQQQQTSSHIREMEVRLKGHEAKQQQTMSFLARAIRSPAFLQQMAQQKGKMKEIEAAIGKKKIKRINAAHDEDEDVKVEPREFGGFDDLELETLAMSSSSMDMEEQMLHRDDYDHDHDHDHDNVDEKPFDEGFWGDLINGALEDEIDNFVLDDP